The region TTCCTTGTTTTATTTAAAGATTCAGCAAATAAGCTCAGGTGATCACGCAGACCATCAGATTCAAGGCCCTGAAAGAAAAACACTTTCAGTAAAACACATTGTGGAATGCAAACTATAGGTACACAAATGCAATGGCTTCCTTCAAAGAGGAACTATAAGAATAAAGTTAGAGACTCGGATAAGAGTTTATTAATCTACTAAACACTGATGCGCGCTTTATTGATTTCCAAATAATTGATAATAATAACGTTATGCTTGGGTGAACGATAAGAAAATAGGCATATGCGATTACATACTTAACATAAAACAAAAAGCAGTTATTAAGAATTACATTGACAGGTACCTTGTATGAAGAAAAAGAAATTTAGTACATGTATACATAAAAGGTTTGGCTCAAATAAGAACAATGAGAAACACTACGAATCAATACATCTGATGTGTTGAATCTTTACTTCATTAATGTCTTGATTTTAATAAATGGTTCGCTATTTTCAAAATAAGGTATCTTTAGTACGGCAATAGTTACCATTAAGAACACTGTTCGGTTTATTTACCATTAAGAACACATTGTTAAGCGTCGCCTACAGTTTAACATTGGAGGTTTTTATAAGTAGTATATGTTTCTGCATATAAATGAGAGAGAGAAAACAGTACGGTTTGGTTTGTTTACCATTAAGAGTAAATAGTTAAGTGTTGTCTCCAGTTAATATTGGAGGTTTATAAAAattagtgtgtgtgtgtgcagAATAATGATCTTGACTAACCAAAGTGCTAAATATAACAGCGCCCTTCATATGATCGACTTTCATTGCAACAAAATTATGTTTGACAGCATCTACAGAGAGCTTCTCCACGGCTGAAAAACTGAAAAAAGGGACCATCTTGGCTAAACTCTCGATTTTCATTGTTTGGTAAACATGAGAGACCTGCAAATTGACAAAATAATCCTAAATTAAACTCATAATTTTTAATGTGTGAAAGCACTAATGTGTTACTATAACTATATAATAACAAGCAGATGGCAACAGTTTACCTGCTGTAGCAATCTCAAAGTGGCCAGCTTCTCCAAAGCAGGAACGTACTGAGAAAGTTGTACTTCCGGCACAGATGATGCTGATGAAATTTTACCCCCAACTTTCGAAATCTTTTCCAACAAAGGTTGAACTTTCGATGCCAAATCTAGAGGCAGAAATTCATGCTCCAAAAGATGATAAAGATCTTTTACTTCCTGAGTAACATATGTCATCACACCTTTCGAAATCTACAGGAAAAGAAAGTGTGTTCAGACAAAATCAAGATTCAAAATCAGAAAAGTTGACCATAttttaaacaaaagaaaaaaaaagtagaCCATATTGGGAAATATACTACCTAAAACATTCTCCGTAAGTGTTTCAGTACCAACACAAGCAtgatattaaaaaattataatacaAATATGTGATACTGGAAAGCAAAATTGAATATTTACCAGATCTGCAAGAAGTGATTCCCGCGAGAGCTGCTGAAAAGAGAACAAAGTTAAAAGTAAACTGAAGCAAAAAATCTGTAATGCTGAAACGCCAAGAGCTAGAATAATACCATGTCTCGAGCCTCAATCTTGTTGTCAAGATTAAAACCAATAAGATTAGACATCCTCAAATTGCGCTCTTTCTCATATTCAAGTTCCACATGAGATGCCCTGCGCATGTGGTCATAGGGAGGAATTGAAAGTGCAGCTAAAAGAACAGAGGATGCTATTAGCTGCAAATCCTTCTGATTAAGGTTCTTATTAAAACTTTTCTGAAGTTGAAAAAGTTTAAACCAGGCATATGCATGATAAAGATGACTAGTTGAGATCCAAAATATCTCAGTTAGTTTAGCATAATATACAGCCATCCAGGATGTCTTGGGCATTTTCTTCACCATGCATGTCAACCCGTAAATATCCTCCACAGAACGAAAAGCTTCCTGCAAAAAAATATTACAATCAGAACAACCAAGACACATTTCCCATCCAAGGTAAGGCAGCAGAGCTGAAGAAGATAATATCAGCAGCAATAAAATTCTTTAGAATGAAAATACAAACCTGCCAAAGTTCAAGTTCGGTGGCAATTCTCAACTGCTCAAATCTTGTATCGAGATAAAACTGAATGCTCTCAGGTGCAGAAAGATCAGGTCGATCCCTTTGGTCTTTATATTTGTTAAGATTTGCTAGATGATTTCTGATAATCTCACACAGCCTACGGAACTCTGTAGTTCGCTTGTATTGCTTACAGAACAGAAAAGCACGGTGTGCAGTATCCtgaaaatttttaataatatttagcAGAGCTCAGAGACGTGAATATCTCTGTGTTCAGAACTTCAGATTAAACAACCTTAGCATACATTAACAAAAGAATTCAATCAAATCAAAGCAACGCATCAACCTAAAACCATCACTTGGCTCAACTTCGGCATCACTTTACCATGTTAATCAGTAAACACCAACTTGGTATATGAACCATCTTTGCAAGTGACAAGATATATGGATAAAACCATATATATATAGAGCCCATACATTTGACTATATTATGTACTTCATACAGCTTTTTCTACGTATATACTAACCACAGTAGTATCTTATACTCACTGGTTGTTATTCTTTTGGATGGTACCTCATAAATAATTTATAACCAATTATATCACTTCTTCCACTCTAAACACCTAGCAACAACTGCAGATGTACATAGTTTCTCCCAAGAAATATTCCTATTTACTGTAATCACACCTTGGCAATAAAAAACTTGATGCGAAGTTTTTAACAAGTATTACATTTAGCGCTAGAACTATTTCAAACACATCATGCAGATTTGTTCAAGCTCGGGGTTTTTAAACAAATACTCCCCCTGTCCCAACCATTTCTTTACAgtttcctttttgggatgtcccatccaattctttacacttcaaaacttaccaaaaatagtcaaTGGGTCCCAACATTTTCCCACTTTTCCTCCCTTTTCACACTAATTTTACTACACTATCTcccttttatacattaaaaatcaatgggtcccaccacttcacccacttttctttctctttttcactactttatacatatttcttaacctCCATGTCCAAACCAAACGTAAAGAATTGgctgggacggagggagtacgaTATTTTGCACTATGACCTTAAAATCAGCCTTGTCATTTTGGTCCCCCAACCCGGGGGGCTGCAGAGATTGAAACAGTTTCTTTGTTGCAGTTTAAAGAGTTGTTTACTGCAAGGAAAAGCAAATTAACTAAATCCTAGTTGCAAAGCCATCTGTAATACCTCAAAAGCCCGGATGCGGCAAGGTACTTCACAGAGCGGGCATTTAGCTAAACAACTTGCCCAATATATTTCTTAATTGCACTTATTTATATCCTCTCCTCTTAAAAACGACAAAGGTTCTGGTGGTCATAAAAAATGGGAACATGGTTTTGCTTTTCTTAAGGTATTTTATCTTCAATATCCAAGTGCTATCTGTGAAAATTATCTTTTGTAGAGAAATTTACTTTTCCTATATATTGCCTAATAAATAATAGTGAGATGAAGAGCTTGTGCTTTTCCTATATATAACTTCTAACTGAGCCGTCAATTATTTATTACCTAATATACTTTTAAGAGTAAGCTCTCAGAACAAAAGAAAATAGTGGAAGACCAAATAAATCCAACGCTGCAGTACTACATCCCAATGCTGCAGTACTACATCTCTAATTCCCATCCCACAAATACAAATCTGTAATCTTACTTACATACTGAGTTGAGATATTATAATTTCCAACACCCTTCAGATTATATGTAAGTTTATCGACCAGGTGCTCGACATTATTCCAGTCGAATAACTAATCCCTATCTTTTAAGCAAAATAATGAAGCTACAAAATTATGTGACACTAGCCAAGGTAGAGAGTAGTATTCGGGCGCAGAAAGACTCCAAATACAATCTCTCTAAATAAAGATAGAGAAGGCATATTAGCTGCATCAGTCTTCAATCAAATACTTACAATATGGCAAAGCATTCTGTAACACAAAAGGGATATAGATTCTCTAAATCAGCATATTATGGTACATAATATTGTACATACTGGTAAATAGCAGGAGGCATTAAAACGTACATTTTCGGAATCGGCACTCAAAAGCCATCGTTATAAATAAACTCCTAAAAGGTTGTTCTGCCTTCAAGGTAAATACATTTTCAGAATCAGCACTCAAAAGCCATTGTTATAAAAAAAACTCCTAAAATTTTGTTCTGCCATCAAGGTAAATTATAAGTTCTAATAGATTACAAAAAAACACGAACTATATAACAGcatcaaaattaattttagtgatttttatttatttttttcttggGGAAAGCAAAATAAGGAGGTATTACCGCATAGAGCGCCATCAACTTGGAGTTGTTCCTCAGTATTTCAAGAACTGTTCTATACGTCTCCCACAAAAACTTAAACCATGGGGTCACAAGCTCGCGATCAGATCGATCCTTTCCTTTTTCACCGCTGACATAACTCAACATAAGATCTTCGGGTCTATTATCAGCTTCCAAGTCATCTACATCAAGAGCTTCTTCCAACGCTTGTGCCTGACTACGAGCTGCTTCAGCTTTCTTAGTAGAAaggtccataaagtgctttatgaCCTCCTCTAGAGAACTGACATTCACTTGTTGACAAATTATTCGATACTGAATAAGTCCATCCTTTGCAAACCTGCCCCTTCTCATGTCCACACAAAGCTCAATATACTTGAACATAATCTTCTCATGCGTCTTCTGCCATGCCCTGTACCTCTTCGAAGTAATCAGATCGTGAAGAGACTGCAAAGCGTCCTGCTTCTGCCCCACATTAATCAATTCTGCAGAGTCAAAGCACCAAAGATAATTATAACAAAACAATAGACTGATGCCAAAATCCAATACAGTACAAAAAGATTAACATCTAATACACGAGAGTTATAAGAACAAAAATTGTATCTTACCCTCGGCTCTCTTTAGAGCATTCTCCGGCTTAGCAAAATTCGCCATAGCTCTCCAACAGTAAGCCTGTCAAAATCATTTCACATGCCAACATTAAACATCAAATGTTCACTACTAACAAAAACACGGAAGAAAGATACCAAACAAATATCAAACAAGTCTCAATTTTTATATACAAGAATATCAAAAACATACAAATCAAATTAGCTTATAATTAACCAAATTGTGAAACCAGGTGAATCCTTACCCGAATAATCTATCAATTAGCTACAAATAAATACTTAAGAAATGtaattaattaaattaagctataaaattctaaaaacactaatttcaaaaataaaaaaatagcaGAGAGAAATTATGAATCAATTAAGCTACACAATTAGACATAAGGAGAGATTGTGCGAGGATGATACCTTTGCCTGAAGAGCAGAGTAGATTATTGGGGATGAATTTAGCCGCCGATGGGAGTGTGCGTGTGTTTTTGTTATATCCCCACTCAACTAAAATATTTCTAGGGTTTTCCAATTTTCGTTACTATTAcaattttttgtttttttttttttgacaaaatgcTTTTTATAAATTTCATCAACCAAAATTACAACTTAATTTCAATAGGAACAAAACTCCCATCGAAAAAAACACAGTCAGGATTAAACAAATAAACGAGCTAAGCAAATAGTCGCTTATGTTTTCAGACTGTTTAACATAATGAATCTCACGATTCTTTGAATGAAAAAAGATTAAAATGGCTTCCTGATCGATCATACATGCATCAATTCTGGAACTAGTAATATCACAAATGACCTTCACATACGCACCACCTGTAGCCCAATGTTCAGAAGCACCCAAGCTATCTACATGCCAAAAACCAGCTATAGACAAGCCGAGAGTGAAAGATCTCAAAAGATGAACACATTTTAGTTGTGAAAAATAAGCTCTTGTAATAATCGGCACCAGCCCAAATTTAATGCACGGAAAACAGATCTCCCACAAAATCACATAAATCATTTTCAAAGTAGCCAGATTAACCCAAGCATGACTAAGcaaaaacataacaaacactccaaaaggagagacagATACACACTCCAATAGGAGAGACACACAAATAACCAAAAAAAATTGGGTTTTATTGAAAAGAAATAAACGAGAATAAAAAATGAAGGGATTGGGGCTTTCCACTGGAGAAAACCAGTAGAAGCCCCTCTATTTACTTGAAAATTGACAAAACCCTAAGAGAAGGGATAGTCTAACATTTTAAAATTAGTCCCCAATTTTGTACCATCCTAAATCAACCCGCATCGTACGGGTTATTTTTTAGGATTTTTTTAAATACGTATTTATATTCATTTGTTTTatgtttattaataaaattatataatatctCAAGTACAATTAATATAAGTCGATTAATTATCAATTCAAAGATCATATATATCATAATTTATTGACATATAACTGTATGTGTTGTAATTGATATGTATATGTTATGTTCTAAATTTAGTATAAGGATTATTTTTGATCAAATTCGGGTCAACTAAATGAAATTAGATTAAAGATA is a window of Apium graveolens cultivar Ventura chromosome 11, ASM990537v1, whole genome shotgun sequence DNA encoding:
- the LOC141696856 gene encoding eukaryotic translation initiation factor 3 subunit A-like isoform X1, which gives rise to MANFAKPENALKRAEELINVGQKQDALQSLHDLITSKRYRAWQKTHEKIMFKYIELCVDMRRGRFAKDGLIQYRIICQQVNVSSLEEVIKHFMDLSTKKAEAARSQAQALEEALDVDDLEADNRPEDLMLSYVSGEKGKDRSDRELVTPWFKFLWETYRTVLEILRNNSKLMALYADTAHRAFLFCKQYKRTTEFRRLCEIIRNHLANLNKYKDQRDRPDLSAPESIQFYLDTRFEQLRIATELELWQEAFRSVEDIYGLTCMVKKMPKTSWMAVYYAKLTEIFWISTSHLYHAYAWFKLFQLQKSFNKNLNQKDLQLIASSVLLAALSIPPYDHMRRASHVELEYEKERNLRMSNLIGFNLDNKIEARDMQLSRESLLADLISKGVMTYVTQEVKDLYHLLEHEFLPLDLASKVQPLLEKISKVGGKISSASSVPEVQLSQYVPALEKLATLRLLQQVSHVYQTMKIESLAKMVPFFSFSAVEKLSVDAVKHNFVAMKVDHMKGAVIFSTLGLESDGLRDHLSLFAESLNKTRNMVYPSEMKISKLGEMLPSLADVVDKEHKRLLARKLVIEKRKQEQERHLLELEREEELKRLKLQKITEEAEQKRLASEYEQRKNQRILREIEERELQEAQALLQEAEKRSKKKGKKPLMDGEKVTKQSLMELALSEQLREKQEMEKRLQKLGKTMDYLERAKREEAAPLIDAAFQRRLSEEKVLHEHEQQQEIELSRLRHDGDLKEKNRLLRILENKTQFQNKVVKCRQDEYERMRGERDARVNEILQARKEERETKRKMLFYLSVEEERLKKLQEEEEARKLIEAERLKKEEAEKRARLDRIAEIQRQREQEIEERRKASEGLARPELPGGSRPLEAPPAPTAAPAAAAAAPTPGKYVPKFRRAEGQAPPPEPDRWGSGRQDDRAPPPPGGDRWRGGGGQRQSWGSSRIPPRGG
- the LOC141696856 gene encoding eukaryotic translation initiation factor 3 subunit A-like isoform X3, translating into MANFAKPENALKRAEELINVGQKQDALQSLHDLITSKRYRAWQKTHEKIMFKYIELCVDMRRGRFAKDGLIQYRIICQQVNVSSLEEVIKHFMDLSTKKAEAARSQAQALEEALDVDDLEADNRPEDLMLSYVSGEKGKDRSDRELVTPWFKFLWETYRTVLEILRNNSKLMALYADTAHRAFLFCKQYKRTTEFRRLCEIIRNHLANLNKYKDQRDRPDLSAPESIQFYLDTRFEQLRIATELELWQEAFRSVEDIYGLTCMVKKMPKTSWMAVYYAKLTEIFWISTSHLYHAYAWFKLFQLQKSFNKNLNQKDLQLIASSVLLAALSIPPYDHMRRASHVELEYEKERNLRMSNLIGFNLDNKIEARDMQLSRESLLADLISKGVMTYVTQEVKDLYHLLEHEFLPLDLASKVQPLLEKISKVGGKISSASSVPEVQLSQYVPALEKLATLRLLQQVSHVYQTMKIESLAKMVPFFSFSAVEKLSVDAVKHNFVAMKVDHMKGAVIFSTLGLESDGLRDHLSLFAESLNKTRNMVYPSEMKISKLGEMLPSLADVVDKEHKRLLARKLVIEKRKQEQERHLLELEREEELKRLKLQKITEEAEQKRLASEYEQRKNQRILREIEERELQEAQALLQEAEKRSKKKGKKPLMDGEKVTKQSLMELALSEQLREKQEMEKRLQKLGKTMDYLERAKREEAAPLIDAAFQRRLSEEKVLHEHEQQQEIELSRLRHDGDLKEKNRLLRILENKTQFQNKVVKCRQDEYERMRGERDARVNEILQARKEERETKRKMLFYLSVEEERLKKLQEEEEARKLIGQFGNYHKMSTRVVQTHSVEVHFLLLKWLLQLPYCGTAISCFYAHIYNSLLYQY
- the LOC141696856 gene encoding eukaryotic translation initiation factor 3 subunit A-like isoform X2; its protein translation is MANFAKPENALKRAEELINVGQKQDALQSLHDLITSKRYRAWQKTHEKIMFKYIELCVDMRRGRFAKDGLIQYRIICQQVNVSSLEEVIKHFMDLSTKKAEAARSQAQALEEALDVDDLEADNRPEDLMLSYVSGEKGKDRSDRELVTPWFKFLWETYRTVLEILRNNSKLMALYADTAHRAFLFCKQYKRTTEFRRLCEIIRNHLANLNKYKDQRDRPDLSAPESIQFYLDTRFEQLRIATELELWQEAFRSVEDIYGLTCMVKKMPKTSWMAVYYAKLTEIFWISTSHLYHAYAWFKLFQLQKSFNKNLNQKDLQLIASSVLLAALSIPPYDHMRRASHVELEYEKERNLRMSNLIGFNLDNKIEARDMLSRESLLADLISKGVMTYVTQEVKDLYHLLEHEFLPLDLASKVQPLLEKISKVGGKISSASSVPEVQLSQYVPALEKLATLRLLQQVSHVYQTMKIESLAKMVPFFSFSAVEKLSVDAVKHNFVAMKVDHMKGAVIFSTLGLESDGLRDHLSLFAESLNKTRNMVYPSEMKISKLGEMLPSLADVVDKEHKRLLARKLVIEKRKQEQERHLLELEREEELKRLKLQKITEEAEQKRLASEYEQRKNQRILREIEERELQEAQALLQEAEKRSKKKGKKPLMDGEKVTKQSLMELALSEQLREKQEMEKRLQKLGKTMDYLERAKREEAAPLIDAAFQRRLSEEKVLHEHEQQQEIELSRLRHDGDLKEKNRLLRILENKTQFQNKVVKCRQDEYERMRGERDARVNEILQARKEERETKRKMLFYLSVEEERLKKLQEEEEARKLIEAERLKKEEAEKRARLDRIAEIQRQREQEIEERRKASEGLARPELPGGSRPLEAPPAPTAAPAAAAAAPTPGKYVPKFRRAEGQAPPPEPDRWGSGRQDDRAPPPPGGDRWRGGGGQRQSWGSSRIPPRGG